In one Ciona intestinalis unplaced genomic scaffold, KH HT000148.2, whole genome shotgun sequence genomic region, the following are encoded:
- the LOC100183812 gene encoding brother of CDO-like has translation MLWVFVAVLLSGVAAIKNSSDVGRAGTEGSLNEGPQDFFETSSYVLLAPSPPIITSSSRTSEPTSYLLSWKPNQDEHFTSYKIRYIKDQHLKNTTLSKNDVSMLWYYISVSSNLTSRLLNNLEPSSLYQVEMVGITNNATSQLAVSSFRTGSGRI, from the exons ATGCTTTGGGTTTTCGTGGCAGTGTTGCTTAGCGGTGTTGCAGCTATCAAAAACAGTTCAG ATGTCGGTCGAGCTGGAACAGAAGGAAGCTTAAATGAAGGACCACAagatttttttgaaacttCAAGTTATGTCTTG CTTGCCCCGTCTCCACCGATCATAACAAGTTCCTCTCGAACATCGGAACCAACCTCGTACTTGCTGTCATGGAAACCAAACCAAGATGAACATTTTACATCTTATAAAATACGATATATAAAA gACCAACATCTTAAAAACACCACCCTTAgtaaaaatgatgtttctatgttatgGTACTACATCTCCGTCTCATCCAATTTAACGTCACGTTTATTAAACAACCTTGAACCATCAAGTTTGTACCAAGTTGAGATGGTTGGGATAACGAACAACGCTACAAGCCAATTAGCGGTGTCATCATTTAGAACGGGATCTGGTAGGATATGA